In Linepithema humile isolate Giens D197 unplaced genomic scaffold, Lhum_UNIL_v1.0 unplaced_1, whole genome shotgun sequence, a genomic segment contains:
- the LOC137001811 gene encoding uncharacterized protein, whose amino-acid sequence MSKETEKQMALKPDQKNIIVQGHWLNDEHMDHFNQLLKNCSDYRPEGSWKLYFPDNIESVPENKKHIQILFSSNNHWVCSYYDKKNLFIYDSLNLKKLHSDHDKFLKRLFPIYPFHERRIKFPIVQSQPNGDDCGVFAIAFAISLLFNIKPEKVRYDHSLMRSHLMKIFESNVIEHFPQDSKYGVPQKVLPLAIIRGREVDANRKRIIRQNKTEQVKAKQLLQKNHEFKEDQKNIIARNDMLDDAHMDYFAQLLTNCSDYKPIKTWKLNLLHEIQPVSEHKKHIQILYSSNKHWICSHYDRKNLFIYDSLNIKKLHKDHEQFLRRLFPTYPFDKRPVRFPTVQSQPNDYDCGVFAIAFAISLLFNIKPEKVRYNHSLMRSHLMKIFESNVIEHFPQDSKYGVPQKVLPLAIIRGREVDANRKRIIRQNKAEQQKVNRLQKNREFKNDLSKKNENKHKNQKEKFPYKENVENICTLKRKRYTDLENNCAKKRRRIDFVRQRAQKRKRCAIVMQNEQSKQKILERKCCNRQYYEKKREERRKENKSKFVINKCNVANKIIKKYKNFRCQNSTIKLHTSLTIIIKNISNKLNITGQIEKQLEAEKIIRWCIHIRNGYIRKMYNILAVLKKKSEVCLTLVDKCCGINEKLDVLCGISRHTASSENYFVESTYRNAILEESLVMNMEGQIVNVLPLITALAKKSWSCSTSCKIDNPVLIERYEKFLKTVSTCTVKNVPRLIESIRTCTVKTSNTKLGHAQSCYINFTICGAMFLPILLLSPHFPKVRNIRRLIYQLINLYQKMLNLDEALNCADLEALNKTVIAAQEKADIYKHQQTDAIISDDDIFFKYKNAFKALKKRLMDTPRYACVSCEKLCYKKNVSEIIKAKIDNPVWKDLMVHVKKQQINAQYICIYCKQKFCQGLMPAYCILNNLFTNNVPEVISSLNTFEKILIQRAKAFQTVVKMTTVMNKKLPERQMIQKVKGRTFHLPLPIQETLNKLCSNTDAININHELYILVRGIPTKSKIIWEEMVNVKKVFDALIWLKNNNPLYSEIILPNSHNELSLEKLNNLEFQMQEDENVAKDVLDEEHVSLSNNLETEIQGTKNLGDAAFNQHEAMLTQVINDENDGYYEQYTIYPLYEKRTNKTATALYQMLKVYDLPLDNREKCLDLLCFPDLYSFGINGQHETRQVKLHDHEFVKCRLMSKHPQYRLNQQYLFFLLNNTNIRQLNRGIFHKMNVTNPQVRYTAAEYLEAMSKELLESDLTTIFSTLRNTEQFWSKPRNNLNCMTQHYGPATWFLTLSPAEWLWEELGEYIREVNGWCDSSACTSVLVARDPVSTSRFLDNTFRAMLDFICSKDHPIGEVTHYFWRREYQGRGIQHFHLLIWIKNAPILGESSIEEVSKFILQYISCKMPDKNISPLLYRRVNTHQRHKHNDYCLRSKKVGRKVVRRCRFGFPRPVTETLSIRDVTTAIAGRKQLKHRSRLYDLPRTEDESNINDYNPVLLTAWEGNMDIQFIGEKSSLLTWYITKYMNKAGKCELSDTIINTKNNTNKSLMSYLWSIALRFTSNRECGALEAADTLLGIALYGTDPNTTIRWLDVNRIRCRKLKTRKEIEVLDDQSTDIFCESLIDNHYPQRPKELECMSLYEFAKWYDITKIKPQNKFVEFYKFKNGYLRRRQRGYLINHYRYNVNTQPEKYFFALLLLFEPWRELEELRNGCDTYAESFHKVKLHLTEALQYHEKLEELQKAFENAKELVQQHLDEVQKHESQDDPDNPIGVQNIEAGEAMQDFKDLGDKNIKDIDVSEMIAKLNIDQKRVFDRVITIIESDKSILRLYVSGEGGTGKSYLIKTVKCWIKQNLKKDTAVAAPTGIAAFNIDGLTVHRLLQLPVEHGNTPKYKRLSDHVLKLLRAELKDVILFIIDEVSMISNLTLMYIHLRLSEIFDSSDCDDGWFGKRHILLFGDLLQLPPVHEDSVFKDLSNEKVNKYIGCLQTVNLWTTLFDYDELTINMRQQEDESYRELLSRIRIGLLTKSDYEILENRKISFTEDSFESRLNELCDFINNLPSDTVCLLPTCHMCDVLNAAMLSRIASKEILLIAEDTIECIPYIKKKILKVLENNDDDNSKTAGLSKQIVIKIGAKVMIRRNIDASLGLVNGTIAKVISVVQDISNGYIEKIKLLLPSGLEYLIERVNVKFAVMEKAYVIRKQFPLCLSYGITVHKSQGLSLQNAIMDIGNSVFSHGQVYVALSRVTSSDGLHLINFDPSSIEASEEAIVEYNRLKRIHKSKTDIISVSKEKYRKIKDILWVQPKIISSVQESHKKVRKNITWVTHGFQNIDKGSCYANAVLQCFLHLNVIRKLIFEYDKLSILGILINQYENKLPNLNTYVIRQSLGEFFSKNVKRDACEFLIALCTKYDYIKNLVEHQVTSIKRCKNCHNTTTIVNKNILLSIPVNKRKKKSFDLNELLNVTFSRWCQLHNESCENCTGNDILCKSELILTGDIIVMHLIAIQDGISTKTDKFTLRAIPTTKINIAGQFYKVMSAIFHHGSCIENGHYTSICREEMSNTWIEADDAQIRKRQWPRGAKDICIIFLQKIDK is encoded by the coding sequence atgtctaaagaaacagaaaaacaGATGGCGTTGAAACCagatcagaaaaatattattgttcaaggTCACTGGTTAAATGATGAACATATGGATCATTTTAatcaacttttaaaaaattgctctGATTATAGACCTGAAGGATCGTGGAAATTGTATTTTCCTGATAACATAGAATCTGTAccagaaaataagaaacatatacagatattatttaGCTCAAATAATCATTGGGTATGTagttattatgataaaaaaaacttatttatctatgattcattaaatttgaaaaagttgCACAGTGATCATGACAAGTTTTTAAAACGATTATTTCCAATTTATCCTTTTCATGAGCGGCGTATTAAATTTCCTATTGTACAAAGTCAACCAAATGGTGATGATTGCGGTGTTTTTGCAATAGCTTTTGCGatttcattgttatttaatattaaacccgAAAAAGTGAGATATGACCATAGTTTAATGCGTTcgcatttaatgaaaatttttgaatctaatGTGATTGAGCATTTCCCTCAGGATTCTAAATATGGTGTTCCTCAAAAAGTGCTTCCATTAGCGATAATAAGAGGAAGAGAAGTTGATGCAAATCGTAAACGTATCATACGTCAGAATAAGACAGAGCAAGTAAAAGCAAagcaattattacaaaaaaatcatgaatttaaagaagatcagaaaaatattattgctcgAAACGACATGTTAGACGATGCACATATGGATTATTTTGCACaacttttaacaaattgttCTGATTATAAACCTATTAAAACGTGGAAATTAAATCTTCTTCATGAAATACAACCTGTATCAGAACATAAGaaacatatacagatattatatAGCTCAAATAAACATTGGATATGTAGTcattatgatagaaaaaacttatttatctatgattcgttaaacataaaaaagttgcacaaagatcatgaacaatttttaagacGATTATTTCCAACTTATCCTTTTGATAAACGGCCTGTTAGATTTCCTACTGTGCAAAGTCAACCGAATGATTACGATTGTGGTGTTTTTGCAATagcttttgcaatttcattgttatttaatattaaacccgAAAAAGTGAGATATAACCACAGTTTAATGCGTTcgcatttaatgaaaatttttgaatctaatGTGATTGAGCATTTCCCTCAGGATTCTAAATATGGTGTTCCTCAAAAAGTGCTTCCATTAGCGATAATAAGAGGAAGAGAAGTTGATGCAAATCGTAAACGTATCATACGTCAGAATAAGGCAGAACAACAAAAAGTTAATCGATTGCAAAAGAATCGTGAATTTAAAAACGATTTaagtaagaaaaatgaaaataaacataaaaatcaaaaagaaaagtttccatataaagaaaatgtagaaaacaTTTGTACTCTAAAACGGAAACGATATAcagatttagaaaataattgcgctaaaaaaagaagacgaaTAGATTTTGTAAGACAACGCGCACAAAAACGCAAACGTTGTGCTATAGTTATGCAAAACGAacaaagtaaacaaaaaatattagaacgtAAATGTTGTAACAGACAATATTacgagaagaaaagagaagaaagaagaaaagagaataaaagcaaatttgtaataaataaatgcaatgttgcaaataaaattattaaaaaatataaaaattttcggtgtCAGAATTCAACAATAAAACTTCATACTTCTttgacaataattattaaaaatatttcaaataaattaaatattacaggtCAGATCGAAAAACAATTAGAAGCCGAGAAAATAATACGTTGGTGTATACATATTAGGAACGGTTATATTCGcaagatgtataatatattagctgtacttaaaaagaaatcagaaGTATGCTTGACTCTTGTTGATAAGTGTTGtggaattaatgaaaaattagatgTGTTATGTGGGATATCTAGACACACAGCAtcatctgaaaattattttgtagagtCTACATATCGTAATGCAATTTTGGAAGAATCTTTAGTAATGAACATGGAAGGGCAAATTGTAAATGTGTTACCTTTGATAACAGCACTAGCAAAAAAATCGTGGTCGTGCAGTACCTCATGTAAAATTGACAATCCAGTTTTGATTGAacgatatgaaaaatttcttaaaactgTTAGTACATGTACTGTAAAGAATGTTCCTAGATTGATAGAAAGTATTCGTACATGTACAGTAAAAACATCAAATACGAAACTTGGTCATGCACAGAGTtgctatattaatttcacTATTTGTGGAGCGATGTTCCTACCAATTCTATTGTTATCGCCCCATTTTCCGAAAGTGAGAAATATAAGGCGTTTGATTTATcaacttataaatttgtatcaaaaaatgttgaatttagaTGAAGCATTAAATTGTGCTGATTTGgaagcattaaataaaactgttattgCTGCACAAGAGAAAGCAGATATATACAAACATCAACAAACCGATGCAATTATAAGTGATgatgatatcttttttaagtATAAGAATGCGTTTAAAGCCTTGAAAAAACGTCTAATGGATACACCGCGTTATGCTTGTGTATCATGCGAAAagctttgttataaaaaaaatgtttctgaaatcattaaagcaaaaatagaTAATCCAGTTTGGAAAGATTTAATGGTACATGTGaagaaacaacaaattaatgcacaatatatatgtatttattgtaaacaaaaattttgtcaagGTTTAATGCCTGCGTATTgcattttgaataatctttttacaaataatgtgcCTGAAGTAATATCATCTCTTAATACATTTGAAAAGATTCTTATACAGAGAGCTAAAGCATTTCAAACTGTTGTTAAAATGACAACTgttatgaacaaaaaattacctgaaaggcaaatgatacaaaaagttAAAGGTAGAACATTTCATTTACCACTTCCTATACAAgagacattaaacaaattatgttctaataccgatgcgataaatattaatcatgaattatatatcttagtcAGAGGTATTCccacaaaatcaaaaattatatgggAAGAGAtggtaaatgttaaaaaagtatttgatgcATTAATAtggttaaagaataataatcctttgtattctgaaataatattaccaAATAGTCATAATGAATTatctttggaaaaattaaataatctggAATTCCAGATGCAAGAGGatgaaaatgttgcaaaagaTGTATTGGATGAGGAGCATGTGtcattaagtaataatttagaaactgAAATACAGGGAACAAAAAATCTTGGAGATGCTGCATTCAATCAGCATGAGGCAATGCTAACTCAGGttattaatgatgaaaatgatgGTTATTATGAgcaatatactatatatccattatatgaaaagagaacaaataaaactgcaacagctttatatcaaatgttaaaagtcTATGATTTACCTTTGGATAATCGTGAGAAATGTTTGGATTTGTTatgttttccagatttatattcttttggtATTAATGGACAGCACGAAACTAGGCAGGTCAAGCTTCATGATCATGAATTTGTTAAATGTCGTTTGATGTCTAAACATCCACAGTATAGATTAAATCAACAATACCtattctttttgttaaataatacgaatatCCGTCAATTAAATCGTGGAATTTTTCATAAGATGAATGTAACTAATCCACAAGTTCGTTATACGGCTGCGGAATATTTAGAAGCAATGTCCAAAGAATTGTTAGAATCCGATTTAACCACAATATTTTCGACACTAAGGAATACGGAACAATTCTGGAGTAAAccgcgaaataatttaaactgtATGACACAACATTACGGACCTGCAACATGGTTTCTAACATTAAGTCCCGCTGAATGGTTATGGGAAGAGTTAGGTGAATATATTCGTGAAGTAAATGGATGGTGCGATTCTTCGGCATGCACCAGTGTACTTGTTGCTAGAGATCCTGTGTCAACATCGAGATTTCTCGATAATACGTTTCGTGCGATGCTTGACTTTATTTGTTCCAAAGATCATCCGATCGGAGAAGTCACTCATTATTTTTGGCGACGAGAATACCAAGGTAGAGGCatacaacattttcatttattaatttggataaaaaatgCTCCAATTCTTGGTGAATCTTCTATTGAAGaagtttccaaatttattttacaatatataagctGTAAAAtgccagataaaaatatttcaccatTATTGTACAGACGTGTTAATACGCATCAACGACACAAACATAATGATTACTGTCTCCGTTCTAAAAAAGTTGGACGTAAAGTTGTTCGGAGATGTCGTTTTGGATTTCCTCGTCCTGTCACTGAGACGTTAAGTATAAGAGATGTCACAACTGCCATAGCAGGtagaaagcaattaaaacataGAAGCAGGCTTTATGATCTTCCGCGAACTGAAGatgaaagtaatataaatgattataatcctGTTCTTCTTACTGCATGGGAAGGAAATAtggatatacaatttattggcgAAAAGTCGTCACTGCTTACCTGGtacattactaaatatatgaataaagcgGGAAAATGTGAGTTGTctgatactattattaatactaaaaataatacgaataaatcATTGATGAGCTATCTTTGGAGTATTGCCTTGCGATTCACGAGTAATAGAGAATGTGGAGCTCTTGAAGCTGCTGATACATTACTGGGTATTGCTTTATATGGAACTGATCCAAATACAACTATTAGATGGTTAGATGTTAATCGAATAAGatgtagaaaattgaaaactcgTAAAGAGATTGAAGTACTTGATGATCAATCgacagatatattttgtgaatcttTGATAGATAACCACTATCCACAGAGACCAAAAGAATTAGAATGTATGTCTCTTTATGAGTTTGCAAAATGGTatgatattacaaaaatcaaaccacaaaataagtttgttgaattctataaatttaaaaatggatatCTTAGACGACGACAGCGTGGATatcttattaatcattatagatataatgttaatacacAACCGGAAAAGTATTTCTTTGCGTTATTACTTCTGTTCGAACCGTGGAGAGAATTAGAAGAGCTTAGAAATGGATGTGATACTTATGCAGAATCATTTCACAAGGTAAAACTACATTTAACAGAAGCATTACAATATCACGAAAAACtagaagaattgcaaaaagcaTTTGAAAATGCTAAAGAGTTAGTGCAGCAACATTTAGATGAAGTACAAAAACATGAGTCGCAAGATGATCCTGACAATCCAATAGGTGTTCAAAATATAGAAGCTGGTGAAGCGATGCAAGATTTTAAGGATCtcggtgataaaaatattaaagatattgatgTATCAGAAATGAttgcgaaattaaatatagatcaaAAAAGAGTATTCGATAgagttattactattatagagtcagataaatcaatattgcgATTATATGTTAGTGGAGAAGGTGGTActggaaaaagttatttaattaaaactgttaagtgctggataaaacaaaatctcaaaaaagatACTGCTGTAGCAGCACCTACTGGCATAGCAGCGTTTAATATAGACGGTTTGACAGTTCATAGATTGCTTCAATTACCTGTTGAACATGGTAATACTCCTAAATATAAACGATTGTCTGATCATGTGTTAAAACTTTTACGAGCGGAACTTAAagatgttattctttttataatcgatgaagtatcaatgatatctaatttgactttaatgtacatacatcttcgattgtctgaaatatttgattcaagTGATTGTGATGATGGCTGGTTTGGTAAAAGGCATATTCTTTTGTTTGGAGATTTGCTTCAATTGCCTCCTGTACATGAAGATTCTGTCTTTAAAGATTTGTCAAATGAAAAAGTTAACAAATATATCGGTTGCCTACAGACTGTAAATTTGTGGActacattatttgattacgaTGAGTTGACAATTAATATGCGCCAGCAAGAAGATGAGTCTTATCGTGAATTATTGTCAAGAATTCGTATTGGTTTATTAACAAAGTctgattatgaaattttggaaaataggaaaatatcttttacagaAGATTCCTTCGAATCtagattaaatgaattatgtgattttattaacaatttgccatCAGATACCGTTTGTTTATTGCCCACTTGTCACATGTGTGACGTTTTGAATGCTGCAATGTTAAGTCGTATTGcttcgaaagaaatattattaattgctgaAGATACAATCGAATGTAttccatatataaaaaagaaaatattaaaagtgttggaaaataatgatgatgataattctAAAACAGCTGGGCTTTCgaaacaaattgttataaaaattggggCAAAAGTTATGATAAGGCGTAATATTGATGCTAGTTTGGGTCTTGTTAATGGTACAATTGCTAAAGTCATTTCAGTTGTACAAGATATTTCTAACggttatatagaaaaaattaagcttCTTTTGCCATCaggtttagaatatttaattgaaagagTAAATGTCAAATTTGCGGTGATGGAGAAAGCATATGTTATTCGaaaacaatttccattgtGTCTAAGTTACGGAATTACTGTTCATAAAAGCCAAGGCCTGAGTTTGCAGAATGCTATTATGGACATAGgtaattctgtatttagtCACGGCCAAGTTTATGTTGCATTGTCACGAGTAACATCTTCAGATGGATTgcatttgatcaattttgacCCTTCATCTATAGAAGCTAGTGAAGAAGCTATTGTTgaatataatcgattaaaacgAATACACAAATCCAAAAcagatataatttctgtttcaaaagaaaagtatcgtaaaataaaagatattttatgggTACAACCCAAAATAATTAGTTCTGTTCAAGAATCACATAAAAAAGTTcggaaaaatattacttggGTCACGCAtggttttcaaaatatagataagGGTTCGTGTTATGCAAATGCAGTATTGCAatgctttttacatttaaatgttattagaaaactaatatttgagtatgataaattaagtattttaggtattttaataaatcaatatgaaAACAAACTGCCTAACTtgaatacatatgtaatacgACAAAGTTTAGGagaatttttctccaaaaatgttaaacgagATGCATGTGAATTTCTTATAGCTCTTTGCACGAAatacgattatataaaaaatttagttgagCATCAAGTCACTTCCATTAAACgatgtaaaaattgtcataatacgacgactattgttaataaaaatatccttctttcaattcctgttaataaacggaagaaaaaaagttttgatcttaatgaattattaaatgtaacattttctcGTTGGTGTCAATTACACAACGAATCATGTGAAAATTGTACAGGAAAtgacatattatgtaaaagtgaattaatattaaccggAGATATAATTGTCATGCATTTAATAGCAATTCAAGACGGTATATCAACAAAAACAGATAAGTTTACTTTACGTGCTATCCcaacaactaaaataaatattgctggaCAATTCTACAAAGTTATGAGTGCTATATTCCATCATGGATCATGTATCGAAAATGGTCATTACACAAGTATatgtagagaagaaatgtctaatacttggattgaagctgacgatgcgcaaattagaaaaagacaatggcctagaggcgctaaagatatctgtatcattttcttacagaaaattgataagtaA
- the LOC137001812 gene encoding uncharacterized protein → MQTEEKLSSETLPSQPPLPSQSPLPSQPPLPSQPQLPSQPQLPSQPPLPSQSPLPSQPPLPSQPPLPSPLQPPLPSQPPLPSQPPLPSQPPLPSLLQPPLPSQPPLPSLPSQPSQPSQPSQPPMPQNQAAAQPRRWKRAGQRGSRKYFRNRGRGGKNKSGISVTNNYYN, encoded by the exons ATGCAGACGGAAGAAAAGCTATCTTCTGAAACACTGCCGTCGCAGCCTCCACTGCCTTCGCAGTCGCCACTGCCGTCGCAGCCGCCACTGCCGTCGCAGCCTCAACTGCCGTCGCAGCCTCAACTGCCGTCGCAGCCTCCACTGCCTTCGCAGTCGCCACTGCCTTCACAGCCGCCACTGCCTTCGCAGCCGCCACTGCCTTCGCCTTTGCAGCCGCCACTGCCTTCGCAGCCCCCACTGCCGTCGCAGCCGCCACTGCCTTCGCAGCCGCCACTGCCTTCGCTTTTGCAGCCGCCACTGCCTTCGCAGCCTCCATTGCCGTCACTGCCGTCGCAGCCGTCGCAGCCGTCGCAGCCGTCGCAGCCGCCAATGCCACAAAATCAGGCTGCAGCACAAC CCAGAAGATGGAAAAGGGCGGGCCAACGTGGCAGCCGCAAATATTTTCGGAATCGTGGTCGGGGCGGAAAAAACAAAAGCGGAATATccgtaacaaataattattacaattaa
- the LOC105669025 gene encoding putative nuclease HARBI1 → MKLTIRMRVKVRLNCPNSILSTTLQNTLPSVIAKEIKKRRILVLCAFMQKLQKNEKRPYRKKQYWVAPYLKDRPEHSFYYVSIPKLTIENGVRFHNYFRMSATQFEELLSIVGLLLIKENVIREPIQPKERLMITLRYLASGDSMTSMSYQYLVGVTTVCNIIRETCEAIWSNLCPLVLSSVLSEGDWLEIANNFEELSNFIHCIGAIDGKHVTIQCPNNAGSTYYNYKHAHSVVLMAICDARYIFRFVDIGAYGRRSDGGIFGDSAIGKNFNANRMNVPKPSAVAGGRILPYCLVGDEAFPLKSYLLRPYPGKNGLTSEQDIFNYRLSRARRFIENTFGILASQWRLYRKPIIAFPENAKLMVQATVCLHNWIRKDDIDKNAYVSAGMVDEIHANDPNSFTSGSWRRIFEDGCAFRDIGHCSSNTSARNCIQMRDEFCDYFCSEGEVPWQNNRHK, encoded by the exons ATGAAACTGACAATTAGGATGCGTGTCAAAGTGCGTTTAAACTGTCCGAACAGTATTTTATCGACAACATTACAAAATACATTGCCATCAGTAATAGCTAAAGAGATTAAGAAACGACGAATACTGGTGTTGTGtgcatttatgcaaaaattgcaaaaaaatgaaaagagacCGTACAGGAAGAAGCAATACTGGGTAGCACCATATCTAAAGGATCGTCCAGAGCacagtttttattatgtgTCAATTCCTAAACTGACCATAGAGAATGGAGTACGATTCCACAATTATTTCCGAATGTCCGCAACACAATTTGAGGAATTGTTATCTATTGTTGGACTgctattgataaaagaaaatgttattcgAGAGCCCATACAACCGAAAGAACGTTTGATGATAACATTAAG GTATCTTGCTTCTGGCGATTCAATGACGTCAATGTCATACCAGTATCTAGTTGGGGTAACAAcagtttgtaatattattcgagAGACATGCGAAGCAATTTGGAGCAATTTGTGTCCTTTGGTTTTATCATCAGTATTGTCGGAAGGAGACTGGCtcgaaattgcaaataattttgaagaattgTCCAATTTCATTCACTGCATTGGTGCTATCGATGGAAAACATGTAACAATTCAA TGTCCCAACAATGCTGGTTCAACGTACTACAACTACAAGCATGCTCATAGTGTAGTATTAATGGCCATTTGTGATGCACGCTATATATTTCGTTTTGTTGACATCGGGGCGTACGGACGACGAAGCGATGGAGGTATTTTCGGCGACAGTGCTATCGGCAAGAACTTCAATGCAAACCGCATGAATGTACCGAAACCATCAGCTGTTGCAGGAGGACGAATTTTGCCATACTGTCTCGTGGGAGACGAAGCATTCcctttaaaatcatatttgcTTCGTCCTTATCCAGGCAAGAACGGACTGACATCGGagcaagatatttttaactatcGGTTAAGCCGTGCGAGAAGGTTTATCGAAAATACTTTTGGTATTTTAGCCAGCCAGTGGCGGCTATATCGCAAACCAATTATTGCTTTCCCAGAGAATGCTAAATTAATGGTGCAGGCGACGGTTTGTCTGCATAATTGGATCCGCAAAGACGacattgataaaaatgcatatgTTTCTGCGGGTATGGTGGATGAAATTCATGCCAATGATCCAAATAGTTTCACATCAGGTTCTTGGCGAAGAATCTTTGAAGATGGTTGTGCTTTTCGAGATATTGGTCATTGTAGCTCGAATACCAGTGCGCGAAACTGTATTCAGATGCGCGATGAATTTTGCGATTACTTTTGTAGTGAAGGAGAGGTACCTTGGCAGAATAACCGACATAAATAA
- the LOC137001816 gene encoding uncharacterized protein: MLYQLYQQKMSFNDNDSEHWNEEMEIVYTCGLCEMICKADEMQSHPCMESFTHYYLDEQHYFYPQCEDGTILRRSLVDGIEQNVLEMPECAEENIQETGIPNEEEFNIENLPENENLRKIFIEERLIEAIRRRPPLWNFKLPIVERGVRNKEKLWMDVVAVMKGKIFLK, encoded by the exons ATGTTGTATCAGTTGTATCAACAAAAAATGAGTTTCAACGACAACGACAGTGAACATTGGAACGAG GAAATGGAAATTGTTTATACGTGTGGGCTGTGCGAGATGATTTGCAAGGCCGATGAAATGCAGAGCCACCCGTGCATGGAATCTTTTACACATTATTATCTGGACGAgcagcattatttttatccacaGTGTG AGGACGGAACTATTCTGCGTAGAAGCCTTGTGGACGGCATTGAACAAAATGTTTTGGAGATGCCAGAATGTGCAGAAGAGAATATTCAGGAGACAGGAATTCCGAATGAGGAAGAATTTAACATAGAAAATCTTCCGGAGAATGAAAATTTACGGAAGATATTTATAGAAGAACGTCTCATTGAGGCGATTCGAAGACGACCGCCTCTTTGGAATTTCAAGCTTCCAATTGTAGAAAGAGGTGTTCGGAACAAAGAGAAGTTGTGGATGGATGTAGTTGCAGTTATGAaaggtaaaatttttttaaaataa